The Solibacillus isronensis genome includes the window ATAATAATTTATCGATGGCAATGGCGAACACAGTTGCAGCGGTAGAAGCTGGAGCAACTTATGTTGATGGAAGTCTTCGTGCATTAGGTGCTGGTGCAGGTAATACGCAAACAGAAGTGATGGTAGCGGTTTTAGAACGACTAGGTTATGAGACGGGTATTGATTTGTATAAATTAATGGATTTAGCAAATGATGTAATTGCACCGCTCATGCAACAACCGCAAGAAATAACTAGTAGTAGTTTAACTTTAGGGTATGCAGGTGTTTATTCAAGCTTCCTGTTACATGCACAAAAGGCCGCAAAACAATTCGGTGTCGATGAGCGGGATCTTTTAATGAAAATTGGACAGATGAAAGCAGTCGGTGGTCAAGAAGATTTAATTTATGAAGTAGCACAAAATCTAACAAGATAAGAAAAAGGAGAGAATCGCATGAAGGTAGTCTATGTGAATGCTAATAACTTACAAGAGATTAAACAACAAGCTCCCAATGTTGCAATGGCACTTGGTTATTTTGATGGTGTGCACTTAGGGCATCAAAAAGTAATACAAACAGCTAAAGAAAAAGCAAATGCACAGAATCTATCATTGGCGGTTCTCTCTTTTTTTCCGCATCCTAAAAGTGTGATATTTTCTGACGTAGAAGTTTCCTATCTCGAACCACTAGATCAAAAGATTGAAAAACTTAAAAATCTTGGAGTAGACATTTTTTATATTGTAGAGTTTACAAAAAAATTAGCAAAAGTTGAAGCTAACGATTTCTTAAATGATTATATTATAGGTTTAAATGCAAAAGAGATAATTTGCGGTTTTGACTACACATATGGAACAAAAGCCAGTGGTACGGTTGAAACGTTAGCAGTGTATGCGGCCGAACAGCAAGTAGGACTGACTGTTGTAGAAGAACTGAAATGGAATAATCAAAAAATCAGTTCATCTTTAATACGAAAACATTTAAAAGAACGGAAACTGAATGAAATGCCAAGCCTTTTGGGCGACTTTTATCAAACTAAATATTGTAAAAACAATGGTTTATTACCGAATTATTCGCTGCCCGATATAGGCAATTATAAAGTATTGATAGAAGATAGCCACTCTTATATTGAATGTGTTGCGACTGTAAAGTGTAGAAAATATATTCAGATTCACCATGAAATATCCACATTGCCTAATTTATTAACGATACAGTGGATTGATCATTTCAGTTCTGTATCAAGCTGACTATTTCCCCTTATATAATAGAAGTAATACACATCTTCATATATTCGCCTAGATAAATAAAAAATTCTGCAGAACCTTTATAATAGTTCTGCTTTTTTATTTTCTATATTAAGCGTATAAATATGGCCTATAAAACCGCCAATATGTTATTGGAATTCCGAGATGAACTCAATATTTTTTATGTAGAAGAAGATAACCAGAATCAAAAAACATGGTTTTATTCATCAGAAGGGGATGTGCGTTTCTTAGAGGATGAAAGTAAATGTATCATCTTGGCTGATCATAAGACCGTTTATCCGGTGTAATCATATACGATAATAAAAACGAGGGTCCTGCCTACTATTTAGACAGGACCCTCGTTCATTTATTTCAGCATTGTCGTCTTTAGAAATTCTTTTGTTCGATCTTCTTTCGGGTGGTTGAAAAACTGTTCAGCGTCACCGCGCTCGATAATTTCTCCATCATGCATATACACAATCCAATCAGCGACTTCTCTAGCGAAGCCCATTTCATGGGTAACAACAACCATTGTCATTCCTTCTTGAGCCAATTCTTTCATCGTTGTTAAAACCTCTCCGACAAGTTCTGGATCAAGTGCTGATGTCGGTTCATCGAAAAGCATGATGTCCGGTTCCATTGCAAGTGCTCTGGCAATTGCTACCCGTTGCTTTTGCCCACCAGATAGTTTATTAGGGTAAACATCGGCCTTATCTTCCAAGCCGACTTTTTCAAGGAGATGTTTTGCTTTAGAAGTAGCTTCCTTTTTGTCAATGCCCTTAACCATTACCGGGGCTTCAATAATATTTTCCAAAACAGTTTTGTGGGGGAATAAGTTGAAATGTTGAAATACCATTCCCACCTTTTCCCTTATGTTGTTAAGGTTATCATTTTTAGGGTCGACTTCTTTGCCCCCTATAGTAATAGTGCCGCTATCTTTTCTTTCTAAAAAGTTCAGACAGCGGAGGAGAGTACTTTTTCCTGAGCCACTCGAGCCTATTAAACAAACAACATCGCTTTCAAAAACGGTCATATCGATATTTTTTAATACATGTAAGTCTCCAAATGACTTATTTAATTGATTAACTTTTATCATTTCTCTTGCTTCCATTACTTACGCCTCCTACCTGTCGCTAATTGCTAATCTCTTTTCGAAACGGTTTACTAAGAATGTTAATAATGCTACTAACACTAAGTAGTAGATCGCTACGATGAGTAAATAGGTCATTTCGTCAAAGTTATTAGATCCTAGCGTTGTCGCTACATTAAAGAGTTCATTCATCGAGATAAATGC containing:
- a CDS encoding FAD synthetase family protein; protein product: MKVVYVNANNLQEIKQQAPNVAMALGYFDGVHLGHQKVIQTAKEKANAQNLSLAVLSFFPHPKSVIFSDVEVSYLEPLDQKIEKLKNLGVDIFYIVEFTKKLAKVEANDFLNDYIIGLNAKEIICGFDYTYGTKASGTVETLAVYAAEQQVGLTVVEELKWNNQKISSSLIRKHLKERKLNEMPSLLGDFYQTKYCKNNGLLPNYSLPDIGNYKVLIEDSHSYIECVATVKCRKYIQIHHEISTLPNLLTIQWIDHFSSVSS
- a CDS encoding amino acid ABC transporter ATP-binding protein, producing MEAREMIKVNQLNKSFGDLHVLKNIDMTVFESDVVCLIGSSGSGKSTLLRCLNFLERKDSGTITIGGKEVDPKNDNLNNIREKVGMVFQHFNLFPHKTVLENIIEAPVMVKGIDKKEATSKAKHLLEKVGLEDKADVYPNKLSGGQKQRVAIARALAMEPDIMLFDEPTSALDPELVGEVLTTMKELAQEGMTMVVVTHEMGFAREVADWIVYMHDGEIIERGDAEQFFNHPKEDRTKEFLKTTMLK